One genomic region from Evansella sp. LMS18 encodes:
- a CDS encoding adenylosuccinate synthase produces the protein MPSVVVVGTQWGDEGKGKITDFLSEQAELVARYQGGNNAGHTIVFNDKKYKLHLIPSGIFYSDKICVIGNGMVIDPKALVEELKYLHDLGIDTGNLRISNRAHVILPYHLKLDAVEEDSKGANKIGTTRKGIGPAYMDKAARVGIRIADLLDKEAFEEKLDYNLQDKNRLFEKVYEVEGFKKEDILDEYFEYGQQIAKYVADTSVVLNDALDDGKRVLFEGAQGVMLDIDQGTYPFVTSSNPIAGGVTIGSGVGPSKINHVVGVSKAYTTRVGDGPFPTELKDEIGDQIRETGNEYGTTTGRPRRVGWFDSVVVRHARRVSGITDLSLNSIDVLTGIKTLKICVAYKYRGEIIDEFPASLKVLAECEPVYEELPGWEEDITGVKSLHDLPRNALYYVERVSQLTGIPLTVFSVGPDRNQTNLVRGVFG, from the coding sequence ATGCCATCCGTTGTAGTGGTTGGAACACAGTGGGGAGACGAAGGAAAAGGAAAAATCACCGACTTTTTGTCTGAGCAGGCTGAATTAGTAGCAAGATACCAAGGCGGTAATAACGCAGGACATACTATTGTTTTTAATGACAAAAAATACAAACTGCATTTAATACCGTCGGGAATTTTTTATAGTGATAAAATCTGCGTTATCGGTAACGGAATGGTTATTGATCCGAAAGCACTCGTGGAAGAACTGAAATATCTCCATGATCTTGGGATTGATACAGGCAATCTCCGTATCAGCAACAGGGCGCATGTTATACTGCCATACCATCTAAAACTTGATGCTGTTGAGGAAGACAGCAAGGGTGCCAACAAAATCGGGACTACCCGTAAAGGGATTGGCCCGGCGTATATGGATAAGGCTGCAAGAGTAGGAATTAGAATCGCCGACCTCCTGGATAAAGAAGCATTTGAAGAAAAACTGGACTATAACCTTCAGGATAAAAACCGCCTCTTTGAAAAAGTTTATGAAGTGGAAGGGTTTAAAAAAGAAGATATCCTCGATGAGTATTTTGAGTACGGCCAGCAGATTGCAAAATACGTGGCTGACACATCTGTTGTTCTTAACGATGCACTGGATGACGGCAAAAGAGTCTTATTCGAAGGGGCGCAAGGGGTAATGCTTGATATTGACCAGGGTACATATCCATTTGTGACATCTTCTAACCCTATTGCAGGAGGAGTAACAATTGGTTCTGGTGTAGGCCCGTCTAAAATTAACCATGTGGTTGGTGTTTCTAAAGCATATACAACTAGAGTAGGGGACGGACCATTCCCAACAGAGCTTAAGGATGAAATTGGCGATCAAATAAGGGAAACAGGGAACGAGTATGGGACGACAACCGGACGGCCGAGACGTGTCGGTTGGTTTGACAGTGTCGTAGTGCGCCATGCACGCCGTGTGAGCGGTATTACAGACCTCTCCCTTAATTCAATTGATGTCCTGACTGGAATTAAGACACTGAAAATTTGTGTGGCATATAAATACCGTGGTGAAATAATTGATGAATTCCCTGCAAGCCTGAAAGTTCTTGCCGAGTGTGAACCTGTGTATGAAGAACTTCCTGGATGGGAAGAAGATATAACCGGTGTTAAATCTCTTCACGACTTGCCAAGAAACGCTTTATACTATGTTGAGCGAGTGTCCCAGCTTACTGGTATTCCGTTAACCGTCTTTTCTGTAGGTCCTGACAGGAACCAGACAAACCTAGTCAGAGGGGTATTTGGATAG